One genomic segment of Epinephelus fuscoguttatus linkage group LG19, E.fuscoguttatus.final_Chr_v1 includes these proteins:
- the nfil3-6 gene encoding nuclear factor, interleukin 3 regulated, member 6, giving the protein MYEEESQQMRGQQDVAVLQTLESTAAVSPGGGGAGGGGGGGPMSFTDEAVSILTSSSMLARSLLGRSSAVKRKESPSSSIRRKREFIPVDKKDEGYWDKRRKNNEAAKRSREKRRVNDMVLESRVLALLEENARLRAELLALKFRFGLVKDPSNAPILPLTTAPHHAAQSLTPHYYLHRGDGGLPSSAASHPSNQTGHLSTKASREAGNISEDSGFSTPGSSSVGSPIFFEDRLSDHGKLSPHRAEELGYDLHHSPADVTAGPTVGKLDHAEPMKNLPHKLRFKTPGCGDAVDAAGDNSSARRSPALSTAGREAQRESLKGLSGVETAAGHCAGSWLQQLEGEEGRKGRQSPQYNAYSVQPPATQGQAEVQYKHENTHLKSQLNSLSEEVAQLKKLFTEQLMAKVN; this is encoded by the coding sequence ATGTACGAGGAAGAGTCCCAGCAGATGAGGGGGCAGCAGGACGTGGCTGTGCTCCAGACTCTGGAGTCAACTGCAGCAGTGAGTCCAGGTGGAGgcggagcaggaggaggaggaggaggagggccaATGTCTTTCACAGATGAAGCTGTGTCCATCCTGACCTCCAGCAGCATGTTGGCCCGCTCCCTGCTGGGTCGCAGCTCTGCCGTCAAACGCAAAGAGAGTCCTTCTTCCAGCATCCGACGCAAGCGGGAGTTCATCCCTGTTGATAAGAAGGACGAAGGCTACTGGGACAAGAGGAGGAAGAACAACGAGGCGGCGAAGCGTTCGCGGGAGAAGCGGCGTGTGAATGACATGGTCCTGGAGAGCCGCGTTCTGGCTCTGCTGGAGGAGAATGCTCGTCTGAGAGCGGAGCTGTTGGCTCTGAAGTTCCGCTTCGGGCTGGTCAAAGACCCCTCCAACGCCCCGATTCTGCCCCTCACCACAGCTCCTCACCACGCCGCTCAATCCCTGACTCCTCACTATTACCTCCACAGAGGCGACGGAGGTCTCCCCAGCTCCGCAGCCTCACACCCCAGCAACCAGACAGGCCATCTGAGCACCAAGGCGTCCAGGGAGGCTGGTAACATATCAGAGGACTCTGGGTTCTCCACGCCAGGTAGCTCCAGCGTGGGCAGTCCGATTTTCTTCGAGGACCGGCTGAGCGACCACGGGAAGCTGTCAccacacagagcagaggagctCGGCTATGACCTCCATCACTCCCCTGCTGATGTCACCGCAGGACCCACTGTGGGAAAGCTGGACCACGCTGAGCCGATGAAAAACCTTCCTCACAAGCTACGCTTCAAGACGCCCGGTTGCGGGGACGCGGTGGATGCTGCAGGGGACAACAGCAGCGCCAGACGCAGCCCTGCGCTGTCCACAGCAGGACGGGAAGCTCAGAGAGAGTCCCTTAAAGGACTGAGCGGGGTTGAAACAGCGGCAGGGCACTGCGCCGGCTCCtggctgcagcagctggaggggGAGGAAGGCAGGAAGGGGAGACAGTCCCCTCAGTACAACGCCTACAGTGTCCAGCCTCCTGCCACGCAAGGACAGGCTGAGGTCCAGTATAAGCACGAGAACACTCACCTGAAGTCTCAGCTCAACTCTCTGAGTGAGGAGGTGGCTCAGCTGAAGAAGCTTTTCACAGAGCAGCTCATGGCCAAAGTCAACTGA